ttcctttttttaaggtaagtggttgcaatttatttgagctatatttaaataaacaaatatagttgaccaactttcaacatatatattttttttattaaatatagctaaaataaaataaatgtatatccaTTCTAAAACATGTCAATACATGTTGATATTATGTAAATACAAGATATACTCgtgtttttgaaacatttattaaaaatattttaacatactttctgtatacatgttgttttaatatatttgttttatttatttttgacatggTTGCTACATTTAAAACCATAGAGTAGATATTATTAATCTACATAAGTAAATTTTATTATAAGGTTTTTTGTTACAAACTTAGAATGTATAGGCTGTATGTGGAAATTACACATGATATTGCAGGGAACATATATGTCAATATCACTCTTAAAATAGTGTAATATATGTCATATATTAAATTTTCGTACGGTGAAtttcatgtaataaaaaataaataaaataatgcttcaGAATATTTTTCCATCATAAACtttgtttatattttcattgcATGAATGTCAGTGTTTAGTGAATGTTTCAGTGGACGGAgtcaagttcacacaggtgtaGTTCATCACATTAATTATGAACGTGCAACTACAAGAGTTTTGAGCAGTACTAATATTTTATcacttaaaacaaacattttatcttttaataaaaaactttttttttatcaaatgcagtAGACATTTTTTAATCGTctcaaatatgtcaaaatacttcAAGGTGCCACTGCTTATTTAATCCTTGTGtatcaatataaataataaatccatACATACAGTTGTAGTAACATACATATTCTACAAATGACGTGTCGATCATATTTTACAGTaggctatatacagtatattttagcaGTTTAGTAGTAAGATTTACTTAAAATTGTCTTTACCAGACTTCATACCAAAGTTTTTAATagacaaattattttaaacataaatatatgcatgcattcatGTATAGATAGAGATGTATGCAGCACGCAGGTATGCAGGTGGAACTGAGAGGAGCAAGTGGGCGGAGTTAAAATCTCAACAGGCGAAACCGCTTGTCAGCTCCTTCAGTTCAGTTTGATTGCGCGAAAACACGAGAGATTCACACGGTGTGAGCATGGCCACCGACTTCACACAAGACTCCGTGCTGCGCTTCATCGTCAACAACGGCGGGACGGTGCGAAACGCGGATTTGTTAACGCACTTCAAGCGGTTTCTGCGGGAGGACGAGGAGAGGGAGCAGAACCGGGAGTTGTTTAAGAGGTATGTGAACACCGTGGCGACTGTGAGGCAGGAGGAAGGGGTGTCTCAtgttgttttgagaaaaaaataccGTATGCATCTCGGAGACGTCGCTAAGAACCGCGAGCCGGTAGGAGACTCAAAACAAGCCTTGACTGGGAAACCACAAGCTGCTTTGACCATCCCGAATCACGTCGAAATCCTGCCAGTTGCTGGTAtcctcaccaccaccaccaccaccaacaacaacaacaacaacgattcTACTCCCAGTTTTGGGAAAGCTGTCAGAACTTCATCACCTCATGGGAGGGTACAACCTTCAGTATCTACTTCCTGTGAGAAACAGGTTAACGACACCTGCCCTTTGAAACCAGCCCCATCTGACACGGACAGTCGCTCGAATGGGAGCGGCCAGAGCTATGAACAACAGCCATGGGAGGTGAAAGCAACCAGGGAGGCGAAAGCAACCAGGGAGGCAACAGAGCAGGAGCACAACAGTGTTTACGTTGCCAAACAGAGACAATTAAAGGAAGCAGATGGTTGTGAGCAATCCATCGTCAACCCTGCGCATTGTGCTTACTACGAGGTTAAAGTGTCGCCTACCGTTGAAAAGAAAAGCACCCCAGACATTCACATTAAAGAATGGCCTATGGACTCGCCCCTTGGACAGTCTCACATATACAAGTCTTCACCTTGCCTTCTGGACCGTCCTGTTTctccacacatacacacccagACGTACAACCAAGCTGGCTTAAGCCAAAGCAATGATAGTCTACTACGACCAAACGGACGGTTCAATGGATTTCCGATCCAGGAGCGGGACGAATATGAGCCTCACGGCTTGTTCGTTGATGATCCTGCAATGTACCTGCAGGTCCGTCGTCCATCGAGTCTATCCTCAAGTCGTGATAGCGTCTCAATCCCATCCCCTACTTCTACTCCACCTGACACCGGTTGGCCGCATGGCAATGAGTGGTCCAGCGACCAGGGACTTGTCCCAGGAGAAGATGGGAACGATGTACGCGCTTTCCTGCGTCGCACTCAGGAAGCACGACTGCTTTTGCAACTCCACCAACAGAGTCGCTCCATCACACCCATGCATCATTCGATGGGTCACCTCGTCGACGAGGACTCGAGAGCGTCTACACGAAGCAGTTCTCCAGAGACCCGTCACGGACCCATCGTCCGCCGCTTGACGTCCCGCCTGCAGAGTCGCATGTGCCGGAGTCTCGGGGAAAACCTTGATCAGCCGTTCCCAGAGGACAACATCTCAGCGCGGCAGAACCGTCTCCAGCTGCTGTCCTCGACTCTAAGCATGGGAAACTTAATCTCGCAGTCCTCTAGTCGAGGACAAAGTTTCAGAGACCTTTCATCGCCTGCTGGATCCACACGAAGCTTATCAACCTCCGTGCACGATGGTTCCTTCAGCAGCAAACATTACTCCATCCCTCTTGACACCAGAGAACATGACTGGTTTGTCAAAGCGGCATCAGGCACATGGACCGACATCTACGCTCTCTTCCGAGATGACCCGAACCTCTTGAGCAAGCGAGACTTCATATCCGGCTTCACCGTCGTCCACTGGATCGCCAAACACGGGGACCATCGCGTCTTAAACACACTGTCATACGGCGTCGACAAAGTCGGGATGACTCTGGATGTCAACGCAAAGACTTTGGGTGGCTACACGCCGCTTCACCTGGCCGCCATTCATGGCCATAAGAAACTCATTCGGCTCCTGGTGCAAAAGTTCAAAGCTGATGTGCAGATTAGGGACAGCAGTGGAAAGAGACCGTGGCAATATCTCAGCAAAGACGAACAACGGGACATCTTAGAGCTTCTAGGCGCATCACAAAAACGCATTAGTGGTAGTCCAGCAATGCCAGCAAACCTGTCCACAAGACCTGCGACGACCAAGGTGAATGTCAAAAGACATACGTCTATCGCTGCACTGTTCAAACACAAGTCTCACTTGAGGGTCTCATCTGGTCCAGAAGACTTTTAGCGGCTAGATTGTTGTAAGGACCTTGGTCTCTCACAATGGTGGCACTTTTTGCTGGTGAAAAACACTTGCATCGAATGGTTCAAAGTTTTGTAAACTTGTATATCCACAAATGGGTTTGTGTGTCTTCTGTGAacgatatttatatattttggtgtTTTGAAACTGTGAGGCAGATATTATACACCTTTCTTGTATTCTGAACACATTatgctaaagggatagttcacccccaaattaAAGTGCTTTAATTTTTTGCTCACCCTgaatattgttccaaacctgttgttttttttttttggtccatgcAGCTAATGAATTTCAATCTCAAGTCCAAAAAACgcagttcttcaaaatatcagaaGGTAGAAAGCCGTGCACATTTGTAGAAACATGTAGCTGAGTGAATGATGGCAGGATTAAAAttttgggtggactgtcccttAAACAAGTCTCATATGCAACAGAGTTTTGCTTGTGCTGACAAATCAGATTTCCCTTCTTGTTGTTTCAGACTGACGATCATCTAAATACATATTCTGCTCATAACAAGTTTTTAATTTCCTCTACAGGGACAACTTTGTTCCAGTGCCCTGTATTTGTTTTTATCCTTGAGCTCTGCAGGTGTAGGAAACTCTTTCTGCCCCGTTGTTGTACTTAATCTAGGAAACTATGTAAGCATTTCAATCTCATTTACGGTTTTAGTTTTTTCATGTTGGGATGCTGCAGTTGGTGACTATCTTCACATGATCTCAGACTTTGGTGCTCTCCAGCACTGTCCGCATTGGTGATGAATACCACAGATAAGCTCCTAGCTGGTTTAGACCGTTTAATATTTAACTCACCTTTCCTCCTTATCTTAATACGTTGGAATgagcaataaagaaaaaaaaccctTCAAATTCCAACCCATTtataagaacatttatttattgctgaGGAGATGCCAAAACAACGGCAACTCCCAGACCTTCTTAAGTGCTTAGGTCaagttttctttcttgttttttttttttctcagaatcatTTTATAGAGTGAGTTGAAGTGGGAATGGTAGTTCTCTGTTGGTTTGCATGCTGGGCTAAACCTGTTTTTGCGTGTTCTGTCTGATCTGTGAGATACAGGATAACAGAGTTTGGGAGAAGAGTTTGGTATGATCGGTGGAGCCgggtgtttttctttctctttccctatcacagttaaactttttttgttattcCATGGAAACTTCACGGCTTGGACTGTGGTTATGAAATGTTGTGTTTGCTGACACGTTTCGACATGTCAGTGTGTGTTGGCTGTGTTTATGCTCTGCATTGAGTCttacataatatttacattttgtaatgcaCCTTTATGTTCCAGagttattatttgaataaaagaCTTTGACCTTTGTAAAACAGTCCTTTGACCTTTGATTCAGTGCTTTAAGACACAGACCAATCACATTGTTGGAACATGAAATCAAGCGATCTTTCTCAGCATTTTTGGTTGTTCTCCATGCtacatttttagacatttttctcTTTGATTTCTCATCATGCCATAATGTCTGAACCTTATGAGGCATATAGTGGTTTCATGCAGTGCTTAAATGATTCAGATTGCTTGCTCAGCCCTGATAAAGTAATGCATATCACTATGGTTTAGCCATTACCCTGATCTGGTTACCATTACATTGTTTGTTTGGCAGTTTCTTTTCCCTCGCTAGTTTCCTGTTGCAGTATTCTTTGAAGCACTGACCATATTATGACCTGTATCAAGTGACTTGATTCTCTCTAAAGAGATCATTTCAAGATCAAGGTGAACATATTCCCACACCTTCTGACCTGGCGATCAATTTCCATGACTTTCCCATGCATTTGTGATTAATAGTTTCGGTGATTATTTTCATAAAGAGCAATTGCTAGAtgctgaaatattttaaaaagtgttactTTTTCCCTGCCCTTTTCACTTGCATGAGCAAATGGCTTGAACAAATGCAAAACATTCAGAACATACCAGAACTTCACCTGCTATGTGGAATAACTTTCATTTGTGGTGAATATTTCAGATGTTTAGCATAGTTTTTGAGcaataaaatctgaaatatttgaCAAGTACATCAATCATTCAACATAATTATAGGTAATTCTGCGTCTAAATAGGAATGTATACATGCATGAATTATTATACCTATAATGAGTTAAgtataaaaagcaaaaataaaattctgtaagGTTCTGTAAATATACTATTAAAATCCAGAGTCAGTATATTCATGAAATTGGTTGTTTAATGCGGTGGCTCTAGTGTCCTTCATTAGGCCTCATAACTTTAAACAATGCCTGATGAAGGTTGCATGACAAAAACAttgctttaaaaatattatttacacgCTAGAGCAGTGTGTgggattcatttatttttgttaggAATAAAACCGctgaaatattaatgtttaattaaaataattctatTAATATACTAATACGCTAAGTGTCCCTTCAGCATTATCAGTTAGAATTGACAAAACTGCAAAGAATGTAACCACAAAACAATGaggttgttttaaaaaataatttattttgactttttgcTTTTAAACAGTGTAAAGCATGGCCGAACAGTTTCTTCAGATTAGccccaacaaaacaaaaaaccagaACAATAGCATGTGCATCGGTTCACAACAGCAGTTCTGCCTCTTATACAAGAACAATCTGATATAAATGCTTCTAATACGAGCATCTACAGTTTGCTGCTATCACGGCCTTTTCATACAGATGTGCAGGGGGTAGATATTTCGTAAAGAAAGATGTTCTCCAAattaaaaaacaaccacaaattcaaataaaataaaatatactggcAAAATATTTTGGGCATGTGCATTGTGATCCAAACCAAGAAGTAGAAAACACCCTGCATGGAGCGGAGTTGTGaataatattcatcatttttgCATCCTAATCAATATCGAAACAAATGTACTGA
This genomic stretch from Carassius gibelio isolate Cgi1373 ecotype wild population from Czech Republic chromosome B21, carGib1.2-hapl.c, whole genome shotgun sequence harbors:
- the LOC127985776 gene encoding ankyrin repeat domain-containing protein SOWAHB; protein product: MATDFTQDSVLRFIVNNGGTVRNADLLTHFKRFLREDEEREQNRELFKRYVNTVATVRQEEGVSHVVLRKKYRMHLGDVAKNREPVGDSKQALTGKPQAALTIPNHVEILPVAGILTTTTTTNNNNNNDSTPSFGKAVRTSSPHGRVQPSVSTSCEKQVNDTCPLKPAPSDTDSRSNGSGQSYEQQPWEVKATREAKATREATEQEHNSVYVAKQRQLKEADGCEQSIVNPAHCAYYEVKVSPTVEKKSTPDIHIKEWPMDSPLGQSHIYKSSPCLLDRPVSPHIHTQTYNQAGLSQSNDSLLRPNGRFNGFPIQERDEYEPHGLFVDDPAMYLQVRRPSSLSSSRDSVSIPSPTSTPPDTGWPHGNEWSSDQGLVPGEDGNDVRAFLRRTQEARLLLQLHQQSRSITPMHHSMGHLVDEDSRASTRSSSPETRHGPIVRRLTSRLQSRMCRSLGENLDQPFPEDNISARQNRLQLLSSTLSMGNLISQSSSRGQSFRDLSSPAGSTRSLSTSVHDGSFSSKHYSIPLDTREHDWFVKAASGTWTDIYALFRDDPNLLSKRDFISGFTVVHWIAKHGDHRVLNTLSYGVDKVGMTLDVNAKTLGGYTPLHLAAIHGHKKLIRLLVQKFKADVQIRDSSGKRPWQYLSKDEQRDILELLGASQKRISGSPAMPANLSTRPATTKGQLCSSALYLFLSLSSAGVGNSFCPVVVLNLGNYVSISISFTVLVFSCWDAAVGDYLHMISDFGALQHCPHW